From Bacillus pumilus, one genomic window encodes:
- a CDS encoding LutB/LldF family L-lactate oxidation iron-sulfur protein, translating into MSMKIGEKGFKERIGEGLEDTVMRGAVSSAQERLYERRLSASEELGNWEKWRELGEEIRQHTLTHLDDYLYQLSESVSARGGHVFFAKTKEEASAYIQNVAQKKAAKKIVKSKSMVTEEIEMNQALEEIGCEVVESDLGEYILQVDDHEPPSHIVAPALHMTKEQIREVFHEKLGYEMSETPEDMTSFVRAILREKFLEADIGVTGCNFAVANTGSICLVTNEGNADLVTAIPKTHISVMGMERIVPTMEELDVLVGLLCRSAVGQKLTSYISVVGPKGEEEVDGPEEFHLVIVDNGRSNILGTAFQPVLQCIRCAACINVCPVYRHVGGHSYGSIYPGPIGAVLSPLLGGYDDYQELPFASSLCAACTDACPVKIPLHELLIKHRQVIVEKEGRASKTEMMAMKMFGMGASTPGMYQFGTKAAPVLMNRMASNGQISKGIGPLKNWTDIRDLPAPSKERFRDWFKKRQKEEQ; encoded by the coding sequence ATGAGTATGAAAATTGGAGAGAAGGGCTTTAAAGAACGAATCGGGGAAGGGTTAGAAGATACTGTCATGAGAGGTGCTGTTTCCTCAGCGCAGGAACGCCTGTATGAAAGGCGGCTATCTGCGAGCGAAGAGCTTGGCAACTGGGAAAAGTGGCGAGAACTTGGCGAGGAAATCCGGCAGCATACGCTGACGCATCTTGATGACTACTTATACCAATTAAGTGAAAGCGTTAGTGCACGTGGAGGACATGTCTTTTTTGCAAAAACAAAGGAAGAGGCATCGGCGTATATACAAAATGTGGCACAGAAAAAAGCGGCCAAAAAGATCGTTAAATCAAAATCAATGGTCACAGAAGAAATTGAAATGAATCAAGCGCTTGAAGAGATCGGCTGTGAGGTGGTGGAAAGCGATCTTGGCGAGTATATTCTGCAAGTAGATGATCATGAACCTCCTTCACATATTGTGGCACCTGCTCTTCATATGACGAAAGAACAAATACGGGAAGTATTTCATGAGAAGCTAGGGTATGAGATGTCAGAGACACCTGAAGACATGACGAGTTTTGTGAGAGCCATATTACGTGAAAAATTCCTCGAAGCTGACATTGGTGTCACTGGCTGTAATTTTGCTGTCGCCAATACAGGTTCCATCTGCCTTGTGACAAATGAAGGGAATGCGGATCTTGTCACGGCTATCCCGAAGACACATATCTCCGTTATGGGCATGGAACGGATTGTTCCAACGATGGAGGAACTGGATGTCCTTGTTGGTCTTTTGTGCAGAAGTGCAGTTGGTCAGAAATTAACAAGTTATATTTCTGTCGTCGGGCCAAAAGGAGAAGAAGAAGTGGATGGACCAGAAGAATTTCACTTGGTCATTGTGGACAATGGGCGGTCCAATATATTAGGTACTGCCTTTCAGCCTGTTCTCCAATGTATCCGGTGCGCAGCCTGTATTAATGTGTGCCCAGTTTACCGGCATGTGGGCGGACATTCATACGGATCGATTTATCCGGGGCCAATTGGCGCTGTTCTTTCGCCGCTTCTTGGCGGCTATGATGACTACCAAGAGCTCCCCTTTGCATCAAGCCTTTGCGCAGCCTGCACAGATGCTTGTCCAGTAAAGATCCCGCTTCACGAGTTATTAATAAAACATCGACAAGTCATCGTTGAAAAAGAGGGGAGAGCGTCTAAAACTGAAATGATGGCGATGAAAATGTTCGGTATGGGCGCATCGACTCCCGGAATGTATCAATTCGGAACAAAAGCAGCCCCTGTATTGATGAATCGTATGGCTTCAAACGGACAGATTTCAAAAGGAATAGGTCCTTTAAAGAATTGGACAGATATTCGTGATCTGCCAGCTCCAAGTAAAGAAAGATTCAGGGATTGGTTTAAAAAGAGACAGAAGGAGGAGCAGTGA
- a CDS encoding LutC/YkgG family protein yields MKGTISHRESFLAHIRKQLGKDSSPSASIQRPAWKHQVQWETNGLLSKEELVEQLKKQCQRIHTRVVETTPQEAPSVLRLLMTEYGEGSVMTSGDHRFEQYGFHPMFDSLQHEGFAVTSWNAEASREENIRLAEQATYSVVFSDYTLAESGTVVLSSHQGQGRALHFLPMMYIVCIEKSTVVPRMIQAVSALNRSVEEGEQAKGAIHFISGPSNSADIEMNLVVGVHGPVRAVYLLIDDE; encoded by the coding sequence ATGAAGGGAACCATTTCTCACCGAGAGTCGTTTTTAGCTCATATCCGTAAGCAATTAGGTAAAGATTCCTCCCCGTCTGCATCTATTCAGCGTCCAGCTTGGAAGCATCAAGTCCAGTGGGAAACAAACGGACTTTTGTCTAAAGAAGAACTAGTCGAGCAACTGAAGAAGCAATGTCAACGAATTCACACAAGAGTGGTCGAAACAACACCACAGGAAGCGCCCTCTGTATTAAGATTATTGATGACAGAGTATGGAGAGGGTTCTGTGATGACATCGGGCGATCATCGTTTTGAACAATATGGATTTCATCCGATGTTTGACAGCTTGCAGCACGAAGGATTCGCAGTCACCAGCTGGAATGCTGAGGCATCAAGGGAAGAAAATATCAGGCTGGCAGAACAAGCGACATATTCGGTTGTATTCAGTGATTACACCCTAGCAGAATCAGGTACAGTCGTCCTTTCATCCCATCAAGGCCAAGGCAGAGCGCTGCATTTTTTACCGATGATGTATATCGTGTGTATCGAAAAAAGCACAGTGGTTCCGCGGATGATTCAGGCTGTTTCGGCTCTTAATCGCTCGGTAGAAGAGGGGGAGCAGGCGAAAGGTGCTATTCATTTCATATCAGGTCCGAGTAACTCTGCGGATATTGAGATGAATTTAGTGGTAGGTGTTCATGGTCCAGTTCGGGCCGTTTATCTGTTAATAGATGATGAATGA
- a CDS encoding DMT family transporter: protein MEMKSTAQKKSIALPLVISIIAISFSAIIVKWSNAPAAILSMYRMIFAAAFMLPFILPRKKEFLSIKRRDWFFLCMSGFFLGLHFVLWFGSLKLTTVASSTIIIALQPMVSLLGGFLIFRERTTLPALLTMCVAIAGALMIGWGDIGHSQEAILGDILSFLSVIAVVCYLLIGQQAVRKISHWIYSFCVFGFAGLFLILFNLMQQTPFTGYPGKEWGIFLLLAIIPTMSHVINNWLLTYVNATTISMSILGEPVGATSLAVWLLGEKITLLQMCGGLLVLLGVFFFLMQQRQGIVMKPKKSG from the coding sequence ATGGAAATGAAGTCAACTGCTCAAAAGAAATCAATTGCACTACCGCTTGTGATTTCAATTATTGCCATTTCGTTTTCTGCTATCATTGTGAAATGGTCAAATGCACCTGCTGCTATTTTAAGCATGTATCGAATGATCTTTGCCGCGGCTTTTATGCTGCCGTTTATCCTGCCACGTAAAAAAGAATTTCTTTCAATAAAGCGCAGAGACTGGTTTTTCTTATGTATGTCAGGCTTCTTTTTAGGACTCCACTTTGTGTTGTGGTTTGGCTCACTGAAGCTGACGACTGTGGCAAGCTCTACTATTATTATCGCCCTTCAGCCGATGGTCTCCTTATTAGGCGGCTTTCTCATTTTCCGTGAACGAACCACGCTGCCCGCACTCTTGACGATGTGTGTAGCGATTGCTGGTGCACTCATGATTGGATGGGGAGACATAGGTCATAGCCAGGAAGCCATCCTAGGAGACATTTTATCCTTTTTAAGTGTGATCGCGGTTGTTTGTTATTTATTAATAGGTCAACAGGCTGTAAGGAAAATATCTCATTGGATTTATAGTTTTTGTGTGTTTGGTTTTGCTGGTCTTTTTTTAATTCTATTCAACCTAATGCAGCAAACTCCTTTTACAGGCTATCCGGGTAAAGAGTGGGGGATTTTTTTATTGCTTGCCATCATTCCCACCATGTCTCATGTCATTAATAATTGGCTTTTAACTTACGTCAATGCCACAACGATTTCAATGAGTATACTTGGCGAACCTGTTGGGGCCACGAGTCTTGCTGTGTGGCTGCTTGGAGAGAAGATTACACTGCTTCAAATGTGTGGCGGTCTTCTTGTCCTTTTAGGCGTCTTTTTCTTTTTGATGCAGCAGCGTCAAGGAATTGTGATGAAACCAAAAAAATCCGGTTAA
- a CDS encoding RNA ligase yields MRTLVLLRGLPGVGKSTWIKDQGLEPYTLSADQIRLLTQPPQLSVNGKPEISSKHDHKVWSLLFELLTARMEHGDFTVIDATHISSKSISQYKSLATSYRYRVYVVDFTQVPLETALLQNRSREPHKVVRESVLYQMNERLKTEKVPSWVTVLQPEEYPQVITYQPRSFDQYEAIHVFGDIHGCHTALTTYLQGDIKENELYIFAGDLLDRGIENKEVLEWMLAHRECRNVIVIEGNHDQHLYRFAHGEKVRSNMFNRHTAPEIEAADFDLKEVRKFVRTFHQLTYFTYHSKTFLVTHGGLAHLPEELLHVSTQQLIHGVGEYSDDIDHLFVQNTAGLDVIQIHGHRNLYRLPIQAAERSYNLEGQVEFGGQLRVLKITADGIEAHEIDNPVYRASEKKTSAALQPDISLDDFLAHLDQHEYVQELKLPHHISSFNFTKKAFSERQWDDVNVKARGLFVNMVSKQIVSRSYNKFFNIDERPETKMHHLVNHLQFPVTVYDKANGYLGTVGYNEMDDELVFTSKSYTSHVKQNQHASWVEELFYATFDDVQVDYIKSYVRDNNVSLVFEVILPEKDPHIITYDQDQLILLDIVKRQLSYEKAPFTEVKRLSEQLGMSCKQEVAVFHNWTSFYKWYQAVSHDDSIKEEGYVIEDDRGFMTKLKLPYYQFWKQMRAIKQRVAEKRSTQKYMQALQTAEQARFYTWLLEQDANDVRNSSIIELRTQFEQSDAAQLNNDEINA; encoded by the coding sequence ATGAGAACTTTAGTCCTTTTACGAGGTCTCCCAGGCGTAGGTAAATCAACTTGGATCAAAGATCAAGGCTTAGAGCCCTACACTTTATCAGCGGATCAGATCCGTCTTTTGACCCAGCCGCCGCAGTTATCTGTCAATGGGAAACCAGAAATTTCAAGCAAGCATGACCACAAAGTCTGGTCTTTGTTATTTGAATTGCTTACAGCACGTATGGAACACGGAGACTTTACTGTGATTGATGCGACACATATTTCAAGCAAATCGATATCTCAATATAAATCGTTAGCCACATCGTATCGTTACAGGGTGTATGTCGTCGATTTCACGCAGGTGCCGCTTGAAACAGCTCTCCTGCAAAATCGCTCACGGGAACCTCACAAAGTTGTGCGGGAGTCTGTTTTATATCAAATGAACGAGCGGTTAAAAACAGAAAAGGTCCCATCATGGGTGACTGTTTTGCAGCCTGAGGAGTATCCGCAAGTGATAACCTATCAGCCTCGATCCTTCGATCAATATGAGGCCATTCATGTCTTTGGAGATATTCACGGCTGTCATACCGCTCTGACCACCTATTTACAAGGAGACATTAAAGAAAACGAACTTTATATCTTTGCAGGTGATTTGCTTGATAGAGGAATAGAAAACAAGGAAGTATTAGAATGGATGCTCGCACATAGAGAATGCCGGAATGTCATCGTGATTGAGGGCAATCATGATCAGCATTTATACCGGTTTGCACATGGTGAGAAAGTAAGAAGCAATATGTTTAACCGGCATACTGCACCTGAAATCGAAGCAGCAGACTTTGATTTAAAAGAAGTACGGAAGTTTGTCAGAACATTTCATCAGCTTACTTATTTTACGTACCATAGCAAGACATTTCTTGTTACCCACGGGGGGCTTGCTCATTTGCCAGAAGAGCTTCTGCATGTCTCAACCCAGCAGCTCATTCACGGTGTAGGTGAATATTCAGATGACATTGACCACTTGTTTGTTCAAAACACCGCTGGATTAGATGTCATTCAAATTCACGGGCATCGTAATTTATACAGGCTGCCAATTCAAGCAGCGGAAAGATCTTATAATCTAGAAGGCCAGGTTGAATTCGGGGGGCAGCTGAGGGTCTTGAAAATCACAGCTGACGGGATTGAGGCTCATGAAATTGACAACCCAGTCTATAGAGCTTCTGAGAAAAAAACATCGGCTGCTCTTCAACCAGATATCTCACTGGATGACTTTTTAGCTCACTTAGATCAGCATGAATATGTACAGGAATTAAAGCTTCCGCACCATATTTCATCTTTTAATTTTACGAAAAAAGCTTTTAGTGAACGGCAGTGGGATGATGTGAATGTGAAGGCAAGAGGTTTGTTTGTCAATATGGTGTCAAAGCAGATTGTTTCAAGAAGCTACAACAAATTTTTTAATATTGACGAGCGTCCAGAGACAAAAATGCATCATCTAGTGAACCATCTTCAATTCCCTGTTACCGTCTATGATAAAGCAAATGGATATTTAGGAACGGTTGGGTATAACGAAATGGATGATGAATTGGTGTTTACGTCCAAATCGTATACATCTCATGTGAAACAAAATCAGCATGCTTCCTGGGTCGAAGAGCTATTTTATGCAACCTTTGACGATGTGCAGGTCGACTACATCAAATCATACGTACGTGACAACAATGTATCTCTTGTGTTTGAAGTCATTTTACCAGAGAAAGACCCACATATTATCACATATGATCAAGATCAACTCATTTTGCTTGATATTGTGAAGCGTCAGCTAAGCTATGAAAAAGCACCATTCACTGAAGTGAAAAGGTTAAGCGAACAGCTTGGAATGTCCTGCAAGCAGGAAGTGGCTGTGTTCCATAATTGGACGTCTTTTTATAAATGGTATCAGGCAGTATCTCATGACGACTCTATTAAAGAAGAGGGATATGTCATTGAGGATGACAGAGGCTTTATGACCAAGCTCAAGCTTCCTTATTATCAATTCTGGAAGCAGATGCGTGCTATTAAGCAGCGTGTCGCCGAGAAACGTTCCACACAAAAATATATGCAGGCATTGCAAACAGCGGAGCAAGCTAGATTTTATACGTGGCTTCTTGAGCAAGATGCCAATGATGTCAGGAATAGCTCAATTATTGAGCTGCGAACACAATTTGAGCAAAGCGATGCTGCCCAATTGAATAATGATGAAATAAATGCATAG
- a CDS encoding TetR/AcrR family transcriptional regulator — protein MKASLDLFIERGFDGTTMPMISKRANVGAGTIYRYFDSKEALVNILYQRSLSAFIEKMNTNSPDPKASIRAYFKHVFYCLVLFTKENPSGLYFLEIDKRSHYLDETSKEKMQLLLHELFLIFEEGKKDGIHPNLSGRTILSIVFGAFVQLHKQILAEEIEPTIEFLEDIEQCLWRAISVAS, from the coding sequence ATGAAGGCTTCACTAGATTTATTTATTGAACGGGGCTTTGATGGGACCACGATGCCGATGATATCAAAAAGAGCAAACGTCGGAGCAGGAACCATTTACCGTTATTTCGACAGTAAAGAGGCCCTCGTTAATATTTTGTACCAGCGCAGCCTTTCTGCATTTATCGAAAAAATGAACACAAACAGTCCAGATCCAAAGGCAAGTATTCGGGCGTACTTTAAGCATGTATTTTATTGCTTGGTTTTATTTACAAAGGAGAATCCAAGCGGGCTATATTTCTTAGAAATTGATAAACGATCCCATTACTTAGACGAGACGAGCAAAGAGAAAATGCAGCTTTTGTTACATGAGCTATTCCTTATCTTTGAAGAAGGGAAAAAGGATGGGATTCATCCAAATCTCTCAGGTAGAACCATTTTATCGATTGTATTTGGTGCCTTTGTACAGCTGCATAAACAAATTCTTGCAGAAGAAATAGAGCCAACGATTGAATTTCTAGAGGACATTGAGCAATGTTTATGGCGCGCCATTAGCGTTGCTTCTTAA
- a CDS encoding bifunctional cytochrome P450/NADPH--P450 reductase encodes MQQTSIIPKPKTYGPFKNIPHIKKGELSQTFWRLADELGPIFQFEFSKATSIFVSSHELVQEICDESRFDKYIGSSLNKVRAFAGDGLFTSWTEEPNWRKAHHILMPAFSQQAMKGYHEMMLDIATQLVQKWQRTGRDEEIEVAEDMTKLTLDTIGLCGFDFRFNSFYKENQHPFIESMLNGLNEAMDQASRLPVADKLMIKRRKKFDQNVDFMKQLVDDIIQERKKQDKTGDDLLSLMLHAKDPETGERLSDENIRYQIITFLIAGHETTSGLLSFAIYFLLKNPEKLKKAVQEADDVLQGGLPTFKQVQKLNYTRMVLNESLRLWPTAPTFSLYAKEDTVIGGKYSIEKNQSVSVLLPKLHRDQAVWGEDAEEFKPERFLHPEKIPQHAYKPFGNGQRACIGMQFALHEATMVLAMVLHNLELIDHTSYELDLKESLTIKPNDFKIKVRPRKQQLFMAPPKEETKKSTKSDESKVASHGTPLLVLYGSNLGTAQQIANEFAEDGKAKGFDVTTAPLDDYTRQLPDKGAVLIVTASYNGHPPDHAKKFVDWVTQDEEQDLSNVTFAVFGCGDRNWASTYQRIPRLIDEALESKGAKRVADLGEGDAGGDMDEDKETFQKTVFKQLAKEFKFTFQEKGKEKPKLSVVYTNELVERPVAKTYGAFSAVVLKNEELQSEKSERQTRHIELQLPEGKQYKEGDHIGIVPKNSDALVQRVINRFNLDPKQHIKLSSQKEASHLPLDQPIQMRELLASHVELQEPATRTQLRELAAYTVCPPHRVELEQMAGEAYQEAVLKKRVTMLDLLDQYEACELPFVHFLALLPGLKPRYYSISSSPKVEEKRVSITVAVVKGKAWSGRGEYAGVASNYLCGLQAGEEVACFLHEAQAGFQLPPSSEVPMIMIGPGTGIAPFRGFVQAREVWQKEGKPLGEAHLYFGCRHPLEDDLYFEEMQLAAQKGVVHIHRAYSRHKEQKVYVQHLLKEDGGMLIKLLDQGGYLYVCGDGKVMAPDVEATLIDLYQNEKHCSKETAENWLTTLANDNRYVKDVWS; translated from the coding sequence ATGCAACAAACATCAATCATTCCAAAACCAAAAACATACGGACCTTTTAAAAATATTCCCCATATCAAAAAGGGGGAGCTTTCTCAAACCTTTTGGCGTCTTGCAGATGAATTAGGACCGATCTTTCAGTTTGAATTTTCAAAAGCAACAAGTATTTTTGTTTCCAGCCATGAACTTGTCCAAGAAATATGTGATGAGAGCCGTTTTGATAAATACATTGGGAGCAGTCTCAATAAAGTAAGAGCATTTGCAGGAGATGGGTTATTTACGAGCTGGACAGAAGAACCGAACTGGAGAAAGGCTCACCACATCTTGATGCCGGCGTTTAGCCAGCAGGCCATGAAGGGCTATCATGAGATGATGCTCGATATTGCCACACAGCTTGTACAAAAATGGCAAAGAACAGGCCGTGATGAAGAAATTGAAGTAGCAGAGGATATGACAAAGCTTACTTTAGATACGATCGGACTTTGCGGTTTTGATTTTCGATTTAACAGCTTTTATAAAGAAAATCAGCATCCATTCATCGAAAGTATGCTGAATGGTTTAAACGAAGCGATGGATCAGGCGAGCCGGTTGCCGGTTGCAGATAAGCTAATGATCAAAAGAAGAAAAAAATTTGACCAAAATGTCGATTTTATGAAGCAATTAGTAGATGACATTATTCAAGAACGAAAAAAACAAGATAAAACGGGCGATGATTTACTGTCCCTCATGCTGCATGCAAAGGATCCTGAAACAGGAGAGCGCCTGTCAGATGAAAATATCCGCTATCAAATCATTACCTTCTTAATAGCTGGGCACGAAACAACAAGCGGGCTGCTATCCTTTGCGATTTATTTCTTATTAAAGAATCCAGAAAAATTAAAGAAAGCCGTCCAAGAAGCAGATGATGTGCTGCAAGGCGGACTGCCAACATTTAAGCAGGTACAAAAACTAAATTACACTCGTATGGTTTTAAATGAATCACTTCGCCTCTGGCCAACAGCGCCTACGTTCTCTCTTTATGCGAAAGAGGACACCGTCATCGGAGGGAAATACTCGATTGAAAAGAATCAAAGTGTCTCCGTGCTGCTCCCTAAGTTACATCGTGATCAAGCGGTATGGGGAGAGGATGCGGAAGAATTTAAACCAGAGCGGTTTCTACACCCTGAAAAGATCCCGCAGCATGCCTACAAGCCTTTTGGGAATGGACAGCGTGCATGTATTGGTATGCAATTCGCCCTTCATGAAGCCACTATGGTGCTAGCGATGGTCCTGCACAATCTGGAATTGATTGATCACACATCATATGAACTTGATTTAAAAGAATCTCTGACGATTAAGCCAAACGATTTTAAAATCAAAGTGCGGCCAAGGAAGCAGCAACTCTTTATGGCACCACCGAAAGAAGAGACGAAAAAAAGCACAAAATCTGATGAGTCAAAAGTGGCCAGTCACGGTACACCACTGCTTGTTCTATATGGATCAAATCTTGGCACGGCGCAGCAAATCGCAAACGAATTTGCTGAAGACGGGAAAGCAAAAGGGTTTGACGTGACCACTGCTCCGCTTGATGACTATACACGCCAATTACCAGATAAAGGTGCAGTCTTAATCGTGACTGCTTCATACAATGGACATCCGCCTGACCATGCGAAAAAATTTGTGGATTGGGTCACGCAGGATGAAGAGCAGGATTTATCAAACGTGACATTTGCTGTTTTTGGATGCGGAGATCGAAATTGGGCGAGTACGTACCAGCGTATTCCTCGTCTCATTGATGAAGCACTTGAAAGTAAAGGTGCAAAGCGTGTAGCTGATTTAGGAGAAGGCGATGCAGGCGGAGATATGGATGAGGATAAAGAAACATTCCAGAAAACGGTCTTCAAGCAGCTTGCAAAAGAATTTAAGTTCACCTTCCAAGAGAAAGGTAAGGAAAAGCCAAAACTATCAGTTGTTTATACAAATGAGCTAGTAGAACGTCCTGTGGCGAAAACGTATGGTGCTTTTTCAGCTGTTGTACTGAAAAATGAGGAATTACAATCTGAAAAAAGTGAGCGGCAAACAAGACATATTGAACTGCAATTGCCTGAAGGGAAACAATACAAAGAAGGGGATCATATCGGAATTGTTCCGAAAAATAGTGATGCACTCGTGCAGCGGGTGATCAATCGCTTCAATCTTGATCCTAAGCAGCACATCAAGCTTTCTTCTCAGAAAGAAGCAAGTCATTTACCTTTAGATCAGCCGATTCAAATGAGAGAATTACTTGCGTCACATGTTGAGCTTCAAGAGCCTGCAACACGTACGCAGCTAAGAGAGCTCGCAGCATATACAGTTTGTCCGCCTCACCGCGTGGAGCTTGAGCAAATGGCTGGTGAAGCATATCAAGAAGCCGTTTTAAAGAAACGAGTAACCATGCTGGACTTATTAGATCAATATGAAGCGTGTGAGCTGCCGTTTGTGCACTTTTTAGCACTTTTACCAGGTTTGAAGCCGCGCTATTACTCAATTTCTAGCTCACCAAAAGTCGAAGAAAAAAGAGTCAGTATCACAGTGGCGGTTGTGAAAGGTAAAGCGTGGAGCGGCCGCGGAGAATATGCCGGAGTCGCATCAAACTATTTATGCGGTCTGCAGGCAGGAGAAGAAGTCGCCTGCTTCCTCCACGAAGCGCAGGCAGGATTCCAGCTGCCACCTTCATCTGAAGTACCGATGATCATGATCGGACCGGGTACAGGAATCGCTCCATTTAGAGGGTTTGTTCAGGCAAGAGAAGTGTGGCAGAAGGAAGGAAAACCACTAGGCGAAGCTCACCTGTATTTTGGCTGTCGTCACCCTCTTGAAGATGATCTGTATTTTGAGGAAATGCAGCTTGCAGCGCAAAAAGGAGTTGTTCACATCCACCGGGCTTATTCTCGTCACAAAGAGCAAAAAGTATATGTCCAGCATTTGTTGAAAGAAGACGGCGGCATGCTGATCAAGTTACTTGACCAAGGTGGGTATCTTTACGTGTGCGGGGACGGAAAAGTTATGGCACCAGACGTAGAGGCTACGCTTATCGACCTCTATCAAAACGAGAAACATTGCTCGAAGGAAACAGCTGAAAATTGGCTGACAACCCTTGCAAATGACAATAGATATGTAAAAGATGTGTGGAGCTGA
- a CDS encoding trypsin-like serine peptidase → MKKVKMLLPSLLVFGALSVPSFAHATSDSVLTSDYDMVTSDGKVISSSDFHNDTKSPSSFDKVDDLSSTVGEKVKPLSKYLKDFQTKVVIGDDGRTKVANTRVAPYNSIAYITFGGSSCTGTLIAPNKILTNGHCVYNTASRSYSAKGSVYPGMNDSTAVNGSANMTEFYVPSGYINTGASQYDFAVIKTDTNIGNTVGYRSIRQVTNLTGTTIKISGYPGDKMRSTGKVSQWEMSGSVTREDTNLAYYTIDTFSGNSGSAMLDQNQQIVGVHNAGYSNGTINGGPKATAAFVEFINYAKAQ, encoded by the coding sequence ATGAAAAAGGTGAAAATGTTACTCCCTTCTCTACTCGTTTTTGGTGCTTTAAGTGTGCCTAGTTTTGCCCATGCCACATCGGATTCAGTACTAACGTCTGATTATGACATGGTGACTTCTGATGGAAAGGTGATCTCTTCAAGTGATTTCCACAATGATACGAAATCCCCCTCATCCTTTGACAAAGTGGATGATCTTTCTTCTACTGTTGGCGAAAAAGTAAAACCACTCTCAAAATATTTAAAAGACTTTCAAACAAAAGTCGTCATTGGAGACGATGGAAGAACAAAAGTAGCAAACACAAGAGTGGCACCATATAATTCAATTGCTTATATTACATTTGGCGGCTCAAGCTGCACGGGGACACTCATTGCCCCTAACAAAATTTTGACAAACGGGCACTGCGTGTACAATACAGCATCGAGAAGTTATAGTGCAAAAGGATCGGTGTATCCAGGCATGAACGATAGTACAGCGGTGAATGGCTCAGCAAACATGACGGAGTTCTATGTACCAAGCGGATATATCAATACAGGCGCGAGCCAATATGATTTTGCCGTGATCAAAACAGATACGAACATTGGCAATACGGTCGGTTACCGCTCTATCCGTCAGGTGACAAACTTAACTGGGACAACGATTAAAATTTCTGGATATCCAGGTGATAAAATGAGATCGACTGGCAAGGTGTCGCAGTGGGAGATGTCAGGTTCTGTGACAAGAGAAGATACAAATCTCGCATACTATACGATTGATACATTTAGCGGAAATTCAGGCTCAGCGATGCTAGATCAAAATCAGCAAATCGTTGGGGTTCATAACGCAGGGTATTCAAACGGAACGATTAATGGCGGTCCAAAAGCGACAGCTGCCTTTGTTGAATTTATCAACTATGCAAAAGCGCAATAA
- a CDS encoding NucA/NucB deoxyribonuclease domain-containing protein gives MGTLLGGFGEKHAAKGADRYDHVIQFPKERYPETGSHIQEAIRKGHSDVCTIDRNGADARRQESLKGIPTKPGFDRDEWPMAVCLEGGKGASVQYVSPSDNRGAGSWVGHQISGYPDGKRILFIVK, from the coding sequence ATGGGCACGTTGTTAGGTGGATTTGGGGAGAAACATGCGGCAAAAGGTGCGGATCGATATGATCATGTCATTCAATTTCCAAAGGAACGGTACCCTGAAACAGGCAGCCATATTCAAGAAGCCATTCGAAAAGGGCATTCAGATGTGTGTACGATAGACCGAAATGGAGCAGATGCCCGCAGGCAAGAATCATTAAAAGGAATTCCGACTAAACCTGGCTTTGACCGGGATGAGTGGCCGATGGCGGTTTGTCTTGAGGGAGGAAAAGGTGCGAGTGTTCAATATGTCAGCCCATCTGATAATAGGGGAGCAGGCTCATGGGTTGGACACCAGATCAGCGGTTATCCTGATGGGAAAAGAATTTTATTTATTGTGAAATAA